A portion of the Scleropages formosus chromosome 15, fSclFor1.1, whole genome shotgun sequence genome contains these proteins:
- the ppp2r5ca gene encoding serine/threonine-protein phosphatase 2A 56 kDa regulatory subunit gamma isoform isoform X6 — MLTCNKGGSRMVVDAPNANGPFQPVALRHFRDVPPAEQEKLFVQKLRQCCVLFDFVSDPLSDLKWKEVKRAALSEMVEYITHNRNVITEPIYPEVVHMFAVNMFRTLPPSSNPTGAEFDPEEDEPTLEAAWPHLQLVYEFFLRFLESPDFQPNIAKKYIDQKFVMQLLELFDSEDPRERDFLKTTLHRIYGKFLGLRAYIRKQINNIFYRFIYETEHHNGIAELLEILGSIINGFALPLKEEHKIFLLKVLLPLHKVKSLSVYHPQLAYCVVQFLEKDSTLTEPVVMALLKYWPKTHSPKEVMFLNELEEILDVIEPSEFVKVMEPLFRQLAKCVSSPHFQVAERALYYWNNEYIMSLISDNAAKILPIMFPALYRNSKTHWNKTIHGLIYNALKLFMEMNQKLFDDCTQQFRAEKNKEKAKLKEREEAWLKIENLAKSNPQLQRDQRKERPLVRRKSELPQDIYTVKALESHRRAEDMLTAHDGH, encoded by the exons ATGTTGACATGTAATAAAGGTGGCAGCAGGATGGTAGTGGATGCGCCAAACGCCAACGGGCCTTTCCAGCCTGTGGCCCTCAGGCACTTCAGAG ATGTCCCTCCAGCGGAGCAGGAGAAGCTTTTTGTCCAGAAGCTGCGGCAGTGCTGCGTGCTCTTTGACTTCGTGTCCGACCCGCTCAGTGACCTCAAGTGGAAGGAGGTGAAGAGGGCGGCGCTCAGTGAGATGGTCGAGTACATCACGCACAACCGGAATGTCATCACAGAGCCCATTTACCCAGAGGTGGTTCACATG TTTGCTGTGAACATGTTCAGGACGTTGCCACCATCCTCCAACCCCACAGGAGCGGAGTTCGACCCTGAGGAAGACGAACCCACGCTTGAGGCTGCGTGGCCTCACCTACAG CTCGTCTACGAGTTTTTCCTTCGGTTTTTAGAGTCTCCCGATTTTCAGCCAAATATAGCTAAGAAGTATATTGACCAGAAGTTTGTCATGCAG CTTTTAGAACTGTTTGACAGTGAAGACCCCCGGGAGAGAGACTTCTTGAAGACCACTCTGCACCGCATTTATGGCAAATTCCTGGGTTTGCGGGCTTACATcaggaaacaaattaataatatattttatag GTTCATTTATGAAACTGAACACCACAATGGAATAGCTGAACTACTCGAGATTCTCGGGAG TATAATCAATGGTTTTGCCTTACCATTAAAAGAGGAGCACAAGATTTTCCTTTTGAAGGTTTTGCTACCTTTGCACAAAGTCAAGTCACTTAGTGTCTATCATCCACAG CTGGCATACTGTGTGGTCCAATTTCTAGAGAAGGACAGCACTCTCACAGAACCG GTGGTTATGGCTCTCCTCAAGTACTGGCCAAagacccacagtccaaaggagGTGATGTTCCTCAACGAGCTGGAGGAGATCTTGGATGTGATTGAACCCTCTGAGTTTGTAAAGGTCATGGAACCACTGTTCCGACAGCTGGCCAAGTGTGTGTCCAGCCCACACTTTCAG GTGGCAGAGCGTGCGCTGTACTACTGGAACAACGAGTACATCATGAGCCTCATTAGCGACAATGCCGCCAAGATCCTGCCCATCATGTTCCCAGCACTGTACCGCAACTCTAAGACCCACTGGAACAA GACTATCCATGGTTTGATATACAACGCTCTGAAACTCTTCATGGAGATGAACCAGAAGCTCTTTGATGACTGcacacagcagttcagagcaGAGAAGAATAA agaaaaagcaaaattaaaagagCGGGAAGAGGCATGGCTCAAGATTGAAAACCTAGCCAAATCAAATCCACAG CTGCAGAGAGACCAGCGCAAGGAGAGGCCCCTAGTGCGGCGCAAGTCGGAGCTGCCTCAGGACATCTACACCGTGAAAGCCTTGGAATCTCATCGCCGCGCCGAAGATATGCTGACCGCCCATGACGGCCACTAG
- the ppp2r5ca gene encoding serine/threonine-protein phosphatase 2A 56 kDa regulatory subunit gamma isoform isoform X5 yields MLTCNKGGSRMVVDAPNANGPFQPVALRHFRDVPPAEQEKLFVQKLRQCCVLFDFVSDPLSDLKWKEVKRAALSEMVEYITHNRNVITEPIYPEVVHMFAVNMFRTLPPSSNPTGAEFDPEEDEPTLEAAWPHLQLVYEFFLRFLESPDFQPNIAKKYIDQKFVMQLLELFDSEDPRERDFLKTTLHRIYGKFLGLRAYIRKQINNIFYRFIYETEHHNGIAELLEILGSIINGFALPLKEEHKIFLLKVLLPLHKVKSLSVYHPQLAYCVVQFLEKDSTLTEPVVMALLKYWPKTHSPKEVMFLNELEEILDVIEPSEFVKVMEPLFRQLAKCVSSPHFQVAERALYYWNNEYIMSLISDNAAKILPIMFPALYRNSKTHWNKTIHGLIYNALKLFMEMNQKLFDDCTQQFRAEKNKEKAKLKEREEAWLKIENLAKSNPQFLKYVDSSGLSSPVEMETDGPLIEDVLMLKKTVEEEATQLQRDQRKERPLVRRKSELPQDIYTVKALESHRRAEDMLTAHDGH; encoded by the exons ATGTTGACATGTAATAAAGGTGGCAGCAGGATGGTAGTGGATGCGCCAAACGCCAACGGGCCTTTCCAGCCTGTGGCCCTCAGGCACTTCAGAG ATGTCCCTCCAGCGGAGCAGGAGAAGCTTTTTGTCCAGAAGCTGCGGCAGTGCTGCGTGCTCTTTGACTTCGTGTCCGACCCGCTCAGTGACCTCAAGTGGAAGGAGGTGAAGAGGGCGGCGCTCAGTGAGATGGTCGAGTACATCACGCACAACCGGAATGTCATCACAGAGCCCATTTACCCAGAGGTGGTTCACATG TTTGCTGTGAACATGTTCAGGACGTTGCCACCATCCTCCAACCCCACAGGAGCGGAGTTCGACCCTGAGGAAGACGAACCCACGCTTGAGGCTGCGTGGCCTCACCTACAG CTCGTCTACGAGTTTTTCCTTCGGTTTTTAGAGTCTCCCGATTTTCAGCCAAATATAGCTAAGAAGTATATTGACCAGAAGTTTGTCATGCAG CTTTTAGAACTGTTTGACAGTGAAGACCCCCGGGAGAGAGACTTCTTGAAGACCACTCTGCACCGCATTTATGGCAAATTCCTGGGTTTGCGGGCTTACATcaggaaacaaattaataatatattttatag GTTCATTTATGAAACTGAACACCACAATGGAATAGCTGAACTACTCGAGATTCTCGGGAG TATAATCAATGGTTTTGCCTTACCATTAAAAGAGGAGCACAAGATTTTCCTTTTGAAGGTTTTGCTACCTTTGCACAAAGTCAAGTCACTTAGTGTCTATCATCCACAG CTGGCATACTGTGTGGTCCAATTTCTAGAGAAGGACAGCACTCTCACAGAACCG GTGGTTATGGCTCTCCTCAAGTACTGGCCAAagacccacagtccaaaggagGTGATGTTCCTCAACGAGCTGGAGGAGATCTTGGATGTGATTGAACCCTCTGAGTTTGTAAAGGTCATGGAACCACTGTTCCGACAGCTGGCCAAGTGTGTGTCCAGCCCACACTTTCAG GTGGCAGAGCGTGCGCTGTACTACTGGAACAACGAGTACATCATGAGCCTCATTAGCGACAATGCCGCCAAGATCCTGCCCATCATGTTCCCAGCACTGTACCGCAACTCTAAGACCCACTGGAACAA GACTATCCATGGTTTGATATACAACGCTCTGAAACTCTTCATGGAGATGAACCAGAAGCTCTTTGATGACTGcacacagcagttcagagcaGAGAAGAATAA agaaaaagcaaaattaaaagagCGGGAAGAGGCATGGCTCAAGATTGAAAACCTAGCCAAATCAAATCCACAG tTCCTTAAGTACGTTGATTCCTCTGGCCTCAGTAGTCCAGTAGAAATGGAGACCGATGGCCCTTTGATAGAAGATGTTCTGATGTTAAAAAAGACTGTAGAGGAGGAAGCGACTCAG CTGCAGAGAGACCAGCGCAAGGAGAGGCCCCTAGTGCGGCGCAAGTCGGAGCTGCCTCAGGACATCTACACCGTGAAAGCCTTGGAATCTCATCGCCGCGCCGAAGATATGCTGACCGCCCATGACGGCCACTAG
- the ppp2r5ca gene encoding serine/threonine-protein phosphatase 2A 56 kDa regulatory subunit gamma isoform isoform X4, producing MLTCNKGGSRMVVDAPNANGPFQPVALRHFRDVPPAEQEKLFVQKLRQCCVLFDFVSDPLSDLKWKEVKRAALSEMVEYITHNRNVITEPIYPEVVHMFAVNMFRTLPPSSNPTGAEFDPEEDEPTLEAAWPHLQLVYEFFLRFLESPDFQPNIAKKYIDQKFVMQLLELFDSEDPRERDFLKTTLHRIYGKFLGLRAYIRKQINNIFYRFIYETEHHNGIAELLEILGSIINGFALPLKEEHKIFLLKVLLPLHKVKSLSVYHPQLAYCVVQFLEKDSTLTEPVVMALLKYWPKTHSPKEVMFLNELEEILDVIEPSEFVKVMEPLFRQLAKCVSSPHFQVAERALYYWNNEYIMSLISDNAAKILPIMFPALYRNSKTHWNKTIHGLIYNALKLFMEMNQKLFDDCTQQFRAEKNKEKAKLKEREEAWLKIENLAKSNPQFLKYVDSSGLSSPVEMETDGPLIEDVLMLKKTVEEEATQVHLQRDQRKERPLVRRKSELPQDIYTVKALESHRRAEDMLTAHDGH from the exons ATGTTGACATGTAATAAAGGTGGCAGCAGGATGGTAGTGGATGCGCCAAACGCCAACGGGCCTTTCCAGCCTGTGGCCCTCAGGCACTTCAGAG ATGTCCCTCCAGCGGAGCAGGAGAAGCTTTTTGTCCAGAAGCTGCGGCAGTGCTGCGTGCTCTTTGACTTCGTGTCCGACCCGCTCAGTGACCTCAAGTGGAAGGAGGTGAAGAGGGCGGCGCTCAGTGAGATGGTCGAGTACATCACGCACAACCGGAATGTCATCACAGAGCCCATTTACCCAGAGGTGGTTCACATG TTTGCTGTGAACATGTTCAGGACGTTGCCACCATCCTCCAACCCCACAGGAGCGGAGTTCGACCCTGAGGAAGACGAACCCACGCTTGAGGCTGCGTGGCCTCACCTACAG CTCGTCTACGAGTTTTTCCTTCGGTTTTTAGAGTCTCCCGATTTTCAGCCAAATATAGCTAAGAAGTATATTGACCAGAAGTTTGTCATGCAG CTTTTAGAACTGTTTGACAGTGAAGACCCCCGGGAGAGAGACTTCTTGAAGACCACTCTGCACCGCATTTATGGCAAATTCCTGGGTTTGCGGGCTTACATcaggaaacaaattaataatatattttatag GTTCATTTATGAAACTGAACACCACAATGGAATAGCTGAACTACTCGAGATTCTCGGGAG TATAATCAATGGTTTTGCCTTACCATTAAAAGAGGAGCACAAGATTTTCCTTTTGAAGGTTTTGCTACCTTTGCACAAAGTCAAGTCACTTAGTGTCTATCATCCACAG CTGGCATACTGTGTGGTCCAATTTCTAGAGAAGGACAGCACTCTCACAGAACCG GTGGTTATGGCTCTCCTCAAGTACTGGCCAAagacccacagtccaaaggagGTGATGTTCCTCAACGAGCTGGAGGAGATCTTGGATGTGATTGAACCCTCTGAGTTTGTAAAGGTCATGGAACCACTGTTCCGACAGCTGGCCAAGTGTGTGTCCAGCCCACACTTTCAG GTGGCAGAGCGTGCGCTGTACTACTGGAACAACGAGTACATCATGAGCCTCATTAGCGACAATGCCGCCAAGATCCTGCCCATCATGTTCCCAGCACTGTACCGCAACTCTAAGACCCACTGGAACAA GACTATCCATGGTTTGATATACAACGCTCTGAAACTCTTCATGGAGATGAACCAGAAGCTCTTTGATGACTGcacacagcagttcagagcaGAGAAGAATAA agaaaaagcaaaattaaaagagCGGGAAGAGGCATGGCTCAAGATTGAAAACCTAGCCAAATCAAATCCACAG tTCCTTAAGTACGTTGATTCCTCTGGCCTCAGTAGTCCAGTAGAAATGGAGACCGATGGCCCTTTGATAGAAGATGTTCTGATGTTAAAAAAGACTGTAGAGGAGGAAGCGACTCAGGTACAC CTGCAGAGAGACCAGCGCAAGGAGAGGCCCCTAGTGCGGCGCAAGTCGGAGCTGCCTCAGGACATCTACACCGTGAAAGCCTTGGAATCTCATCGCCGCGCCGAAGATATGCTGACCGCCCATGACGGCCACTAG